A segment of the Lycium ferocissimum isolate CSIRO_LF1 chromosome 10, AGI_CSIRO_Lferr_CH_V1, whole genome shotgun sequence genome:
CTTTCCTCGACTTACAAGTGGGAGAAAGTTGACCTAATCATTAGTGGATATTCATTTAAATATAGTCTTTTTAGTacaatattttcaaatattttgaacGATTGTTATTCAAGATTGTGATTTACAATATTTTCTACATTTATAAATTGTATttgaaaaaattgagaaaatgatATTTAAGTTTGtatcaaaaatcaaatgtgaATCGTATTCTAAAACCTCTCATTGCCtttgtaatattttgatatatatccAAATTATGAACAAAATATACGAAGTTCTcgtaattaataaataaaatgctGAATTCGCCACTGCTCAGGAGTAGTAGAGTACATTATTACTAATATATAATTATTACAGGTGTACAGTTCATAAGTAAATAATAACTTTCTTATGTTAGTAGCACTCTTCACAATCATGTGCTCTTACGCTTTTTAAAACTTTTCTATACCGgtttagattttaaaaaattatctaaTGACAGGAACGTGTTAGTTGACCTTTCGACaaattattttgattattataataatatataaacgGATGACGGATCGGAAGAAAAAGCTGGCACTACACACTACTCATTTGCATAATTAAGGATGCAAAATATAAAGAcctaaataattaaatattgttCAAAGTGTACTATAGTATgttaggacccgtttggccatgggaattttttacttttttccgaaaaattatttcactttatttgaaaatcagcgtttggccatgaaaatttcaaatggaatttgaaaaacacgtaaaaccttgttttcacttttttcactttcagtacattgaatcaaccaaatattctttgatgTACCTATTCGCGTCTCTACTCCTGTTAGAGATTCTGTGATAGTAGATCGGGTCTATATGTCTTGTGTGATCACGTTTATGGGGTACCACACTTGGGTAGACTTTGTTATTTTAAATacggtggactttgatattgtTCTAGGCATGGACTGGTTATCTCCCTATCATGCTATTTtagactgtcacgccaagacaatCACGTTGGTCATGCCAGGTATTCCGCGGTTAGAGTAGAAGGGTACTTCTAGTCCAGCACCTAAGAAGATTATATCATTTCTTCGGGCAAAGAAGTTAGTGGATAAGGGATATTTAGCATATTTGGCTCATATTCGGGACACTAGTGTAGGTACTCCTTCCTTGGAGTCGATACCAGTTGTCTGTGAGTTCTCAAAGGTTTTCCCACAGATTTGCCTGGTATGCCGCCTGATCGAGATATTGACTTTTGCATGGACTTGGAGCCAGGCACccgacctatttctattccaccctATAGAATGACTACGGtagagttgagagagttgaagaaGCAGTTGCAAGACTTGTTGAGCAAaggattcattagacccagtgTTTCTCCTTAGAGTGCTTCCGTTCTattcgtgaagaagaaggatggtacCATGCGGATGTatattgattatcggcaattgaacaaggttacaatcaagaataagtatccaataccccgcattgatgacttatttgattagCTTCAGGTGCATCGatcttttctaagattgatttgaggtcaggctatcatcagttgaagattcgagCGGAGGATGTTCCGAAGATCTCTTTCAGGACCCGTTATGgtcactatgagttcttggtgatgtctttCGAGCTTACTAATGCCCCCCGCAGTGTTCATGGATTAATCTTCAAGCCTTACTtagatatgtttgtgatcgtgGTCTactgatgacattttggtgtactcTCGGAGTAAGGAAGATCATGAGAAGCATCTGCTTGGCATGTTGAAAGAGAAGAAGTTatttgccaagttttccaagtgtgagttctggctcagttctgtggcatttttgggacatgttgtgtccaaggatgggattatggttgatcccaagaagatcgaCGCAGTtagagattgggctaggcctacTTCGGTGACTGAGATTCAGAGCTTCGTGGGCCTTGTGAGTTATTATCGccgatttgtgaaggggtttTCATTGCTTCCCATTTGACTAGGTTGACTTAGAAGAATGTGccttttcagtggtccgatAAGTGTGAGGATAGCTTTTAAAAGCTCATGGCTTTATTGACTTCAACCTCGATTTTGGTTTTACCAGTGGAGGGAAGGGACTTTACTATTTATTGTGATTCTTCACATATTGGCTTGGGTTGTATGTTTATCCATGAGAAGtactaccccactcatgacttaAAGTTGGCAGCGgtggtctttgctttgaagatttggaggcattacttgtatggagtCCATTGTGAGGTCTTCACGGATCAtcgtagtcttcagcatgtgtttagtCAGAGGGATCTGAACTCGAGACAgcgtagatggatggagtttctcaaggattatgatatcaccattctttatcatccgaAAAAAGCTAATATGGAAGCTGATGCGTTGAGCcgaaaggcagtgagtatgggtagctgGGCGTGTTTGATTGTGAAAGAGTGtcctttagccatggaggttcagtgTTTGGCTAATAGTATGGTGAGACTATATATTTCAGAACCTGGTAAGGTTCTAGCTTATGTGGAGGCAAGATCATCTCTTTTGGAGCATTAGGGCTCAATCATTTGAGGATTTGAAATTGTGCAAGATTCAGGATAAAGTGCTAAGCGGAGAAGCTAAAGAGGCTATTCTTGAAGATGAGGttgttttgaggattaaggggcacATTTGCGTTCCTAGAGTTGACGATTTGATTCCCTTGATCTTGAAAGAGGCTCATAGTTCTAGATACTCCATTCATCCGggtgcaacaaagatgtatcctGACTTGAGACAACATTACTGGTGGGGTAGGATTAAGAGAGACATTGTGGAGTTTGTTGCCCAGTTtttgaattgccagcaggttaagtatgagcacaAGAGACGGGGTGGTATGACTCAGAGGAtacccattcccgagtggaggTGGGAGAGGATAGCTATGGATTTCGTAGTTGGTCTACCAAAGACCTTAGGCAAGtttgattccatttgggttattgtggatagttGACTAAATGCGCGCACTTCATTCCGGTTCAGATTACCTACAATTCAAAAAAGTTGGTACAGATCTACATTAGAGAGATTGTTCGATTGCATGAAGTGACCATTTCTATCATTTCAGACAGAGACACTCAGtttacttcccatttctggaggaCTTTGCAGAAAGAATTGGGAACTCAGTTAGATCTTAGCATCGCGTTCCACCTGCAGACAGATGGTCAGTCCGAtaggactattcaggtgcttgaggatatgttgcgagcttgtgtgattgactttagTGGTCATTAGGACCAGTTCTTACCGTCGGCGGATTTTACGTATAACTACAGTTATCACTCGATATTGATATGGCACTGTTTGAGGCTTTttatggtaggagatgtcgtTCTCCGATTGGGTGGTTCGATGAGTTTGAGGTGAGACCTTTGGGTACGGACTTATTGAGAGAGTCCTTGGACAAGGTGAAgttgattcaggaaaagcttcttgcagctcagagtaggcaaaaggagtatgcggaccggaaggttcgtGATTTGGAGTTTATGGTTGGTGAGCAGGTCCTGCTGAAGGTTTCAGCCATGAAGAGTGTGAGGCGATTTAGGAAGAAAGGCAAGTTGAGTCCAaggtatattgggccatttAAGGTCCTTAGGCGAGTTAGTGAGGTGGCTTATGAGCTAGCTTTGCCACCTGGTTTATCAGCAGTCCATTTTGTGTTCCATAtctctatgttgaagaagtaccattctgaTGGGTCCTACATCAGCCAATGAGACTCAATGCTTTTTTATCAGATTATTGCATTCGAGGAAGAGCCCATggccattttagataggcagGTTAGAAAGATGAGGTCCAAGGatatagcttcagttaaagtgcAGTGGAAGCATCATCCGGTTGAGGACGCTAGTTGGGAGCCCGAGGTGGATATGTGGAGTATATTCCCTCAGTTTTTTGGTGGTTTAGGTATTACCTCCCACCCTTTTTCATTTCGCTCGAGGATGAACGATTAtttgattggtatctgatgtaacgacccgttcagTCGGTTTAGGCTTCTTACCCTGTTTTACCCAAAATTCCCTTCCCGTAGTCCTTTTCGGTATTTATGAATTGCGGGAATGGGTGACGCGTTTATATAATTGATgggtaagtttggaatataTTTACTTAATGAGTATGAATAGTTTATTCATACAAATAGTATTTGCGCTCATATAAGGTATAATTTAGTAAATAGAGTATTTGACAGACTGTGTAAATTTTAAAGTACTCAAAGTGGCCATGTGAATAAGTGAAGTGGATCAATATTGTAATAAGCTATTCGGGCAAGCCCACCTTATATTTCTTACGTGCAAGTGCCTTAGGGGTTATATCTAGTCCTCAAATTAGTACGTCATCTggaaaagagaaataaatgtACGGTAGTTCACGTTTCATCTGGCGCATAAAAAGTTAGGGAGTTATCAATTTATCAAGCTTCATAAGACGCCAGGTACTATTGTAACCTTCATTGCAGAGAATTTGGTGTGATGTTTTACCATTTATGTTGACAATCATTAAGTAATAGGTTGGGTAATAATTGAAAAGTAATAATTAATACTTAATGGTGGACCATTGTGATTAGAGTAATTATTCAGTCAATGATTAGTATCAGGTTTAGGTTGCAGTGAATTTCCATTTCAAATTTCGTTGTGCTGTAGGGGCATACTTCAAGATTTCTTTAATATTACATATCGTCTTTTGATTTACCATTTTGATTAAGTGATGATGATTAGACAATGAGATGAAGTctaatgattatttcatgatgaGCTAATTATTAACAGTAATGATGAATGGAGCAAATACTATTGAATTCATACGAAAATGATGGTTCTAAACTACTGGTTTCCGAAATTTTCATGGGTTTCAAGATTTCTCATATGATTTTCTGCGACTACAATTTTGATATATTGGGTATATGTAATTGGATATTAGGTGTATTGGTCATATGAAAACCTTTAAATTCATGGTATTTGAGATATGGGAAGCTAGATTTTATCCTAAGTTAAGATTTTGAGGTAATTGAAAGTTTTGAGCCCTAGTCTTAAGAAATGAGAATTTATGTTTTGAGAGTCCATTTGTGGATTGAATTGACTAATTTTCTGAATATAGAACTCTTAGGTTGTGGGtagaaatgatttttaaagaaaattccagTCTTGCCCTTATGGGCCCGAGGTCACTTTTCGGGGTGCATTTTTGGGTTTCGAatataagtatagcaatatgggtgtccttagattcGTTTTCTAATAtagatttcaaatttgatagGCTTCGATCGTTCAGAGGCTCTATGCAAATGGAAGGCATTGTTTTGATCggtcgtggcacccgctcgccattgaggtaggttatcgcttactttagttagactttgattagagaatcgtatgtagttgtagaaattGACGGGCACaacatgataggccttcgggtatgaagtggaggtgaattccaattaggttggttccatcgttgattatgtgggcttgtcaccatatgtgttattttctgtGATTATCACCCTTTTTTATCTCTGTCATatactagctcactcatcaCATAAAAGGGAAGTGTAATATTGATAATTGAACCGTGAACATTAacatgacttgtacttgttgattgtatattggtgatattattgagactgatatcatgcatggcatgcTTTTCATATTATTCTTACGTTGTCCTGATGGTGAGGTGAGTGACTAATAGACTCCGAtg
Coding sequences within it:
- the LOC132033204 gene encoding uncharacterized protein LOC132033204 yields the protein MEADALSRKAVSMGSWACLIVKECPLAMEVQCLANSMIQDKVLSGEAKEAILEDEVVLRIKGHICVPRVDDLIPLILKEAHSSRYSIHPGATKMYPDLRQHYWWGRIKRDIVEFVAQFLNCQQVKYEHKRRGGMTQRIPIPEWRWERIAMDFVVGLPKTLDRDTQFTSHFWRTLQKELGTQLDLSIAFHLQTDGQSDRTIQVLLKVSAMKSVRRFRKKGKLSPRYIGPFKVLRRVSEVAYELALPPGLSAVHFVFHISMLKKYHSDGSYISQ